One window from the genome of Salvelinus sp. IW2-2015 unplaced genomic scaffold, ASM291031v2 Un_scaffold1849, whole genome shotgun sequence encodes:
- the LOC112072170 gene encoding uncharacterized protein: MAEKKENVSKFEMLKLLEKCRKERDDATHGESIMREKLRQYESRMRSTEVLKQKVKTMTSENKELRKHVKTLRQEIGLEASPKFNGKTTKDIISDMQEKERQCSSLVEKTSRLSLTIDDLTSELANAVTSKTLLEYQVQSLQQNLKDMTNNQRRLLKLWEDKRSQREQLTLPAIGLAQRPGEKPVSHKGAQTEMSINSAQKLPPNAFETKPSPSPRSRHHKTRSSIDKQGGLTTLGNGHQLGNGNHQLGNGNHHTLGNGLQQGNGHQLGNGNHQLGNGNHHTLGNGLQQGNGNHQREKEDLFHYETNEHLL; this comes from the coding sequence ATGGCTGAGAAAAAAGAGAACGTCTCCAAGTTTGAGATGTTGAAACTCCTGGAGAAatgcaggaaggagagagacgatGCGACGCACGGGGAGAGTATTATGAGGGAGAAGCTGAGACAGTACGAGTCCAGGATGAGGTCAACGGAGGTGCTGAAACAGAAAGTCAAGACCATGACTTCGGAGAACAAGGAGCTGCGCAAGCATGTCAAGACTCTCCGTCAAGAGATAGGCCTGGAGGCGAGCCCCAAGTTCAACGGCAAGACCACCAAGGACATCATCTCTGACATGCAGGAGAAGGAGCGTCAGTGCAGTTCCCTGGTGGAGAAAACAAGTAGACTCAGTTTGACCATTGATGATCTGACGTCAGAACTGGCAAATGCTGTCACGTCCAAAACTCTTCTGGAATATCAGGTGCAGTCGTTACAGCAGAACCTGAAGGACATGACGAATAACCAACGGCGTTTGTTGAAACTCTGGGAGGATAAGAGATCTCAGAGAGagcagctcactctccctgcGATAGGACTAGCCCAGAGGCCCGGAGAGAAACCTGTGTCTCACAAGGGAGCACAAACGGAGATGTCTATCAATTCAGCCCAGAAACTACCACCCAACGCGTTTGAGACCAAACCTTCTCCTTCACCACGGTCACGACACCACAAGACAAGGTCTTCTATAGATAAACAAGGGGGTTTAACAACACTGGGAAATGGTCATCAGCTGGGGAACGGGAATCACCAGCTGGGGAACGGAAACCATCATACATTGGGAAATGGCCTCCAGCAGGGAAATGGTCATCAGCTGGGGAACGGGAATCACCAGCTGGGGAACGGCAACCATCATACATTGGGAAATGGCCTCCAGCAGGGAAATGGGAATCATCAACGTGAAAAGGAGGATTTATTTCACTATGAAACCAATGAACActtactgtaa
- the yipf1 gene encoding LOW QUALITY PROTEIN: protein YIPF1 (The sequence of the model RefSeq protein was modified relative to this genomic sequence to represent the inferred CDS: substituted 2 bases at 2 genomic stop codons), with translation MAANSDFLLTFQEFDSSESHLGGNGDATTISIEDTGQEVTNSRNRRRSAPXHPSKRTMTIGNDDKTELLSGQKRSAPFWTFEYYQRFFDVETHQVLQLTSSNLGSLLPWPGRTLSISTSEQPXFYGPFWICATLVFVIAICGNISNFLVYLGNPQYKYVPEFRKVTIAATAIYSYAWLVPLALWGLLVWRNSKVMNTVSYSFLEMVCVYGYSLAVYIPAVVLWIIPHEAVRWFSIVVALCLSGSVLVLTFWPAVRDDRPRVVIAIMTAIVALHILLAFGCKAYFFSTLELNTLRSMLWRTMEPIHLNHVDAQN, from the exons ATGGCGGCTAACAGCGATTTCCTCTTAACATTTCAAG AATTTGACAGTTCTGAGAGCCATTTGGGTGGGAACGGAGATGCGACTACCATCAGTATCGAGGACACGGGGCAGGAAGTCACAAACTCCAGAAACAGAAGGAGATCTGCACCGTGACATCCTTCGAAGAGGACAATGACCATTGGCAATGACGACAAGACTGAG CTGTTGTCTGGGCAGAAGAGAAGTGCTCCTTTCTGGACCTTTGAATATTATCAGAGGTTCTTTGACGTAGAGACACACCAGGTACTTCAACTGACTTCATCT aatctgggGTCGTTATTGCCATGGCCAGGAAGAACTTTGTCCATCTCTACATCCGAACAACCCTGATTTTATG GTCCCTTCTGGATCTGTGCTACTCTGGTTTTTGTCATCGCCATCTGTGGAAACATCTCTAACTTCCTGGTTTACCTGGGGAACCCGCAGTATAAATATGTCCCAGAGTTCCGGAAAG TGACCATTGCGGCCACGGCGATCTACAGCTATGCGTGGCTGGTTCCCCTGGCCCTGTGGGGTCTGCTGGTCTGGAGAAACTCCAAGGTTATGAACACAGTTTCTTACTCATTCCTGGAGATGGTGTGTGTCTACGGATACTCCCTGGCCGTCTACATACCTGCTGTG gtgtTGTGGATCATCCCGCACGAGGCCGTCAGGTGGTTTTCCATTGttgtggctctctgtctctctggttccgTCCTGGTGTTGACCTTCTGGCCCGCCGTCCGTGACGACCGGCCCCGGGTTGTCATAGCGATCATGACGGCCATCGTGGCGCTCCACATCCTCTTGGCGTTCGGTTGTAAG GCTTACTTCTTCAGTACGTTGGAGTTGAACACACTGCGATCGATGCTATGGAGGACCATGGAACCAATTCATCTCAACCATGTAGATGCACAGAACTAA